The Rhododendron vialii isolate Sample 1 chromosome 1a, ASM3025357v1 region GAATTAAGGCATGTCTATGCACAGAATGAGAGAACCACATCAGGTGAGCCCAAGGGATAATAGGACCAGGGGTTCAGGTGAGGTATATTTGTCAGAATTATCAGGAATCCAATTTAGCCTATCAGAAGTTTGGTTATTATGAACCAGAGAAGCAGGAGTATGATCAACAATGGACTGGGTGACAGCATTCCTAGGTCTTGGCCATCTCCAAGTATCCCCATGAATGATAGATGCAACCTTAGCAGATAAAGACCTGCCCAAGTTTAAAACTACTATGCCACCCAATTTCTGGAAAGAGGACCTAAAGTATGCCAGTTATCCAACCAAAGAAAGACAGACCATTCCCTGCTTCCCACTTGGGCCACTTCATTAATTGTTGAGCAATGGACTTATGATTTAATGGCTTTCTAATTGTCCATGAGGCATTAGGCATCAGGAGGAGGAGCCATATACCAGAGGCATTGATGTTTAATTATGTAAGTATGCACCCATTTTACCCGTATGTGCATATGTATCTCTATAGTATATACATTTTGCatccaattttattttcttagctGTACGCTTATCTAAATAATTTAATAAGATCACACGATAGAGCTTCTCCAATGGCAAGGTATTTGAGTTACTataattaatctaattttttccttctaatgGCTAGGCAAAAGGGCAATTATAAAATTTCATAGCTATACCTATCATGTGCCAACTTTTGGACAAGGTTTAGCTGTAGAAACGAATGCGTACAGGCAATGAATTATGTCTCTTGGGCTTACCTTTCTTTTTAAATGAATTGTGTCCCCGGTCCACGCTAACACAAGAAGGaccccaaaaaaagagaaacattcTTAGAAACTATTCTCTTTTCCATGATTATTGACACAATTGCAAGAAAGACGAGTCAATACTAAGGAGGACTGGGCATCGTATCCTTATTCCTTGGCATTACTAATTGTTAGTTATGGATGTTTTCCTTTCTCAAGATTTCTGGATAATTTATGCGTTctttattatttcttttgaaCTCCTGTTGTAACTTTTGTCCACTTTTCTATGTGGAGTATAGAAAACATCAAAAGTTTTGGTAGATGGCTGATAATGAGGAGGGAGAGAAAACTACCTCCCGTGCAAATGAATGGGAAGTAGTGTCACTCTCGGCATCAGCATATGCTGCTGCTCCAGGTCCGGAAAGGGTTGAATTGAATGATAATGATGAGGGAAATACAGTTGCGGAGGACGAAGCTGAAACTTCCCGTGCAATGTTTATGTCTGGTCACTTTGTCTTTCCACCAAGTCAACATGAGAATTTGCCCTTGGAACCTGAAAATATTGAGATTGAGGACATACGGAGAATTGATGTTATAGATCCTGAGCTGGAAGCTGAGGAAGGCGGTAGATCAGATGCAAAGGATGACGAGAACTGGAGCATCAAAGGATTGGCTGTGCCAGATGAGTTTCCCGGAATCCAATTTTTTGATGAAAAGGGTAACAGATTGCAAGGGGTAAATTTGATTGAGAAAGAGCAGAGTCCACACAGTGGTCCTGAATTTAGTTCTTTCCATGGTGAAACAAATGAGGGTGGGTCGCCAACTTATGAAGAGCACACGGTCATTCCTGGTCCAGTTGAATGCCTTGAGGGAAGCTTAGATTCTGATATCTCACAGTTGCCAAAGCCTGCAAAGAAAGATAAATATGACAGGTCTGATCCTCCTGGTGAAGgttggtggaggaggagagctTGTTCTCTGTATGCACAGGCAAAAGAGGCAAATGCATTTTGGTCTATATTTGTCACTGCAGCTGTGATGGGCCTTGTAATTCTTGGGCAGCATTGGCAGCAAGAAAGGTGGCAAGCTTTGCAGCTTAAGTGGCAGGTTAGCGTCAATGATGAGGTAGGCCCTTGCTTGATCTAAAATGGCTAAAACTATGCAGTTGTTTTGCAGGAATCCTTTTTGTCCGGTTTTGATGATGACATAGGGATGTGTTTAAACTCTTTCTCCTCATAATACTTACGATTCTTATAACATAGCCTTGTTGGTAGCTGAGAATTTTGAAACCTAGCCCTGTTCTCTACACAAATGCAAGGACTAAGACATAGACATCAACTATGACGCATGGATCAAGTATGACTATCGCGTACGCATGCAAGCATCAAACTTTCCAAAACATAGACCTTGGATGTTGGGAGATGTGTCCAAATTTTAGGTAAGGGCAAGGGGATGTGTCCTGAATATACTTTCAGATAAAATGTGAACAAATGTGTAGCAGTGTCTTGA contains the following coding sequences:
- the LOC131324388 gene encoding ATG8-interacting protein 2-like isoform X3 — encoded protein: MADNEEGEKTTSRANEWEVVSLSASAYAAAPGPERVELNDNDEGNTVAEDEAETSRAMFMSGHFVFPPSQHENLPLEPENIEIEDIRRIDVIDPELEAEEGGRSDAKDDENWSIKGLAVPDEFPGIQFFDEKGNRLQGVNLIEKEQSPHSGPEFSSFHGETNEGGSPTYEEHTVIPGPVECLEGSLDSDISQLPKPAKKDKYDRSDPPGEGWWRRRACSLYAQAKEANAFWSIFVTAAVMGLVILGQHWQQERWQALQLKWQKMGRMLGPISRLKDVIVGGSGRGSFITGSSTTES
- the LOC131324388 gene encoding ATG8-interacting protein 2-like isoform X4, producing MADNEEGEKTTSRANEWEVVSLSASAYAAAPGPERVELNDNDEGNTVAEDEAETSRAMFMSGHFVFPPSQHENLPLEPENIEIEDIRRIDVIDPELEAEEGGRSDAKDDENWSIKGLAVPDEFPGIQFFDEKGNRLQGVNLIEKEQSPHSGPEFSSFHGETNEGGSPTYEEHTVIPGPVECLEGSLDSDISQLPKPAKKDKYDRSDPPGEGWWRRRACSLYAQAKEANAFWSIFVTAAVMGLVILGQHWQQERWQALQLKWQMGRMLGPISRLKDVIVGGSGRGSFITGSSTTES
- the LOC131324388 gene encoding ATG8-interacting protein 2-like isoform X1, with protein sequence MADNEEGEKTTSRANEWEVVSLSASAYAAAPGPERVELNDNDEGNTVAEDEAETSRAMFMSGHFVFPPSQHENLPLEPENIEIEDIRRIDVIDPELEAEEGGRSDAKDDENWSIKGLAVPDEFPGIQFFDEKGNRLQGVNLIEKEQSPHSGPEFSSFHGETNEGGSPTYEEHTVIPGPVECLEGSLDSDISQLPKPAKKDKYDRSDPPGEGWWRRRACSLYAQAKEANAFWSIFVTAAVMGLVILGQHWQQERWQALQLKWQVSVNDEKMGRMLGPISRLKDVIVGGSGRGSFITGSSTTES
- the LOC131324388 gene encoding ATG8-interacting protein 2-like isoform X2 — translated: MADNEEGEKTTSRANEWEVVSLSASAYAAAPGPERVELNDNDEGNTVAEDEAETSRAMFMSGHFVFPPSQHENLPLEPENIEIEDIRRIDVIDPELEAEEGGRSDAKDDENWSIKGLAVPDEFPGIQFFDEKGNRLQGVNLIEKEQSPHSGPEFSSFHGETNEGGSPTYEEHTVIPGPVECLEGSLDSDISQLPKPAKKDKYDRSDPPGEGWWRRRACSLYAQAKEANAFWSIFVTAAVMGLVILGQHWQQERWQALQLKWQVSVNDEMGRMLGPISRLKDVIVGGSGRGSFITGSSTTES